The following proteins are co-located in the Nitrospira sp. genome:
- a CDS encoding STAS domain-containing protein has product MFKIEESADGATLTIIPVGRFDARMHRTFLEAYTTRPVPSSHYVVDFAQTEYIDSTGLGMLLKLREFAGGGKARIHLLRCSPQIKSILSIANFQSLVTIL; this is encoded by the coding sequence ATGTTCAAGATTGAGGAATCGGCCGACGGAGCGACGCTCACGATCATACCGGTTGGACGCTTTGACGCTAGAATGCATCGTACTTTCCTGGAAGCCTACACAACGCGGCCTGTCCCGTCGAGTCATTACGTGGTTGACTTTGCTCAAACGGAGTATATCGATAGCACAGGACTGGGCATGCTGTTGAAATTACGTGAGTTTGCCGGTGGTGGAAAAGCCCGTATCCATCTCCTGAGGTGTTCCCCGCAAATTAAAAGCATTCTCTCCATCG
- a CDS encoding P-loop NTPase produces the protein MAMIVSIGSGKGGVGKSVLAANLSMLLAKQGKRVVLADLDVGGADAHILFGMLNPPRTLTDFIERRVERLDDVLQPVSAHPFLQLIPGTGDTLATRIPQKRGHKKTFVPAGEQEVTCQ, from the coding sequence ATGGCGATGATCGTTTCAATCGGCTCAGGCAAGGGTGGTGTAGGAAAAAGCGTGCTCGCTGCCAATCTGTCTATGTTGTTGGCCAAACAAGGCAAGCGGGTGGTTTTGGCGGATCTGGACGTGGGTGGCGCGGATGCCCATATTTTGTTCGGCATGCTCAACCCTCCCCGCACCTTGACGGATTTCATTGAACGAAGGGTTGAACGCCTGGACGATGTTCTTCAGCCGGTCTCGGCACACCCTTTTCTCCAGTTGATCCCCGGCACAGGCGATACGCTGGCCACGCGGATCCCACAAAAACGAGGGCATAAAAAAACCTTCGTTCCCGCAGGGGAACAAGAGGTCACATGCCAATAA